One part of the Onychomys torridus chromosome 13, mOncTor1.1, whole genome shotgun sequence genome encodes these proteins:
- the LOC118594526 gene encoding ovomucoid-like has product MLVFSRVTYIILSFLLFSGSSFINPAFYRTPTVCGMYSPLGICTREFYPVCGTNGHTYFNKCAFCIAYRESSGSINLAHYGKC; this is encoded by the exons ATGTTGGTCTTCTCAAGAGTTACATACATCATcttgtcatttcttcttttttctg GAAGTTCCTTTATAAATCCAGCATTTTACAGGACACCA ACAGTATGTGGAATGTATAGTCCTCTAGGAATTTGTACCAGAGAGTTTTATCCAGTCTGTGGAACCAATGGTCATACTTATTTCAACAAATGCGCTTTCTGTATTGCATACAG agaAAGCAGTGGTTCCATTAATTTGGCACATTATGGTAAATGCTGA